From Helicobacteraceae bacterium, the proteins below share one genomic window:
- a CDS encoding histidine triad nucleotide-binding protein produces the protein MTVFTKIINREISANRVYEDDNTLAFHDIDPQAPVHILVIPKKEVKDLQSCDNETIGHLLNAAQAVAKKLKLDESGYRVVINNGRDAGQEVAHLHLHILGGAKLGHIHHQDRTRKE, from the coding sequence ATGACCGTTTTCACCAAAATTATCAACCGCGAAATATCGGCAAATCGCGTCTATGAGGACGATAATACGCTCGCGTTTCACGATATAGACCCGCAAGCGCCCGTTCATATTCTCGTGATTCCAAAAAAAGAGGTGAAAGATCTTCAATCGTGCGATAACGAAACGATCGGACATCTTCTTAACGCCGCGCAAGCCGTCGCCAAAAAGCTAAAGTTAGACGAAAGCGGCTATCGCGTGGTGATCAACAACGGACGCGACGCGGGGCAAGAGGTCGCGCATCTCCACTTGCATATTCTAGGCGGCGCTAAGCTAGGGCATATTCACCATCAGGACAGAACGAGAAAAGAGTAG